GATCGCTCGACCCTTTTGGGCCTGGTGCTGGATCTGATCCTGATCGAGCATGAACATAGAGCGGGCATCGGGTTGTCCGATCATGACTTCGATAAATTTATCCATTTCTACGGGGATTTGGTGACGCATAACCCACAGGTCTTCATTACGTTCATCAGCGAGCCCGACGCCAAGAGTGCTGAGGCCGAGAAGCTATCGCAGCAGATGCTGGAGGCATTGCTCAGGCTCGGGTACAGTGCAGACGAGGCCGTGCTGATGCGGGATATCGTCGTTGACCATGCTCATGGATACCTTCTGGCAAGTGTTGCACAAAAGGATCCGTCGGCGCTCCGGGATCTACGTGCAGGCTATGCTGTGGCGAGTCGATTGTTGATCGACAGGCTTATGACTTGACCATGGAGGACCGTAATGGGCGCGGACCGTCGATCTTTCGCGCTTGAGCCGGCCGGAATGCAGACGAAGTTGCCGGTCGCAGGTGCAGCATGGAAAGCCGCTAGCGCTAGCGCCCAATCGCCCAACAGGGCGGGACGCGGCCTGACGGCGGCTCGGAGTGACAATCGCCGCGAAATGACAAACCGGACAGTCGACCGCTGGCGTAGCGGCCGAATTGCCACTTGACGGTTCGATCACTCCGAGCCCAAAGCGGACCTTCGATCTTTATGGAGACGCTCGCCCAAGTGGCCATTCGTGCGCCACGTAGCACTCGAGCGCATACTGCTTCGCGTCGGGCCAAGGATGAAGGCGGCATTTAGGTTTCAGGGGTGATCGCTCGATTGCGTCTATGCCGCAAAAGCCCTAGCATGAAGTTAATAGTGCAAATACCGGATGGCACGAATTTCTAAATTTGGGTTATGTAGATTTTCTTAGGTATTTTTAGAGTTTACCTTCCCGACGGCTCAGCCCGTCGGATTGTCGGCGGGATACGCACCGATGAGCTTGCTGCAGCAGAGCTCGCCCTTAAGGCTAGACTTCGTGAACACGGCATTACCTCTGTCGAAACAGAGGCTTTTTTTGCCGAGGCTGAGTGGATCCGCAGCTATCCAACTGATCCTCATGCCAAACGCATGTCCGCGGTCTTGCAAGCGCAAGGGGAGATCAGTTTTCTGCATTACAGTCTCCTCCTTCCTGCGCGCCTTCGATCTGGGCCCGTAGAAGAGAGGAACGTGCAGATATCTCAGACCTTCGAACTCACGTCCAATCCCGACGGACCTCCGGAATCACTGGAATGGCTGTTCGACGGCTCCCACGGCAGGAATTGCTTTGCCGTCTTGGACGCGGCCTCGCTCCCCAACCTACCCGAGCTGCTTTCCGTTTCGGATCAGCAGTTTGATTGTCTCTTTAGAGGCAAGGCGCGCAGCGATCTGGCAAATGTCGCGCCTTGGATCCTGCGTCTGGACCCCACTTCGCGCTTTACACAACGGCTGTGGATACAAGGTACCGCCCCTTGGCAGCTGGGCGGCAAGTTTCGAGGACTACTGCTCAGTAGCGACGATAGCATAGGTCAGGTCACACAGCATTTTCGTCGATTGACGCGCATACGACGCGCAGATGCGGACGAATGGATGTTCTTTCGCTTCTACAATCCCCACACGATTGCCGCAATCGCGCCACATCTGACGCGACAAGAGGCAGCCTCAATACTGGGCAGCTATGTGATTGCCGGAGTGGATGGGCTTGCGTCAGCGACATTCCGTGCCAAGGAGGCGGAAGGCCCGGCGCGAATATCGCCCCAGCCGTTCCTCCTGCGAAATGAGCATATCCGTGCGATGGCCGAATATGAAGGGCAACGGTTTTCTCGCCTGCTGGAAGAGGATGTCCGCGGAGAGCGGCCTGATTTGTCGGCGGACATGATCGAGCGACTTGTAACCAGCGGCTTGGATCTGTGCGCGAATGTGGGGCTGCAACAAAAAGATTCGATTGCGGGCTATGTGCTGCTGTCCGCCTATCTGGGCGCAGATTTCCCCCTTCGGCATCCGCCGCTGGCATCGATCGTCGATCCGCTGCGCCCTGAAAGAGAGCGCAAGACGTTAATTCACGCCCGGCTGAAAGGTATTTGAACATGCAGGATTTGATCCCGCGACGCGATGCGTCGTCAAAAATGGACGCGTACAGGGCTCAACCTGCAAATACGGCGACCCTGCCTTGCCAGCAGGGCAATCGACTGTGGCTGGAGAACATGACCGCTCGCTCGTTGTCCGTTGCTGTCACAGTCGGCGGGGCGACAAGCGCGGTCTTGCCGGAAACCGCCGCGGCGCCCACCATGCTCCCGAATACCGTCCCCGGCAGTTCTGGGCCGATCAACCTTTCGATCAACGGCTCTGACACGCGTGTGTTTCAAAAGGTCGACCCGAGGCTTCTGGCACGGGCAGAGGATGTCACGCTCGGCATCATCGTGGGTTCGCCCCGTCAAGGCCCCCGACCAATGGACGAAAGCCGGGGCATTCCGGTGATGTCCGACGGAAACGAGGCTGATCTGTCGC
This genomic stretch from Paracoccus aminophilus JCM 7686 harbors:
- a CDS encoding DUF4123 domain-containing protein gives rise to the protein MQISQTFELTSNPDGPPESLEWLFDGSHGRNCFAVLDAASLPNLPELLSVSDQQFDCLFRGKARSDLANVAPWILRLDPTSRFTQRLWIQGTAPWQLGGKFRGLLLSSDDSIGQVTQHFRRLTRIRRADADEWMFFRFYNPHTIAAIAPHLTRQEAASILGSYVIAGVDGLASATFRAKEAEGPARISPQPFLLRNEHIRAMAEYEGQRFSRLLEEDVRGERPDLSADMIERLVTSGLDLCANVGLQQKDSIAGYVLLSAYLGADFPLRHPPLASIVDPLRPERERKTLIHARLKGI
- a CDS encoding TetR/AcrR family transcriptional regulator, which produces MSDAGEAKTKRLNRQRILEAARDLIEAQGAQSFSMRSLSKALEVSPMALYRHTGDRSTLLGLVLDLILIEHEHRAGIGLSDHDFDKFIHFYGDLVTHNPQVFITFISEPDAKSAEAEKLSQQMLEALLRLGYSADEAVLMRDIVVDHAHGYLLASVAQKDPSALRDLRAGYAVASRLLIDRLMT